In Acidimicrobiia bacterium, the genomic stretch CGACTCGATGGCCTCGTCGGGCTCCTTCACCGAAACGATCAGACCCTCGGTGTATTTTCCGGCAAAAGCGGCAGATTGTTCTCCACCTGCCGCCATCCAGATCGGCACGTCGTGAAGGGGCGGGCTGTACAGCTTGGCTGTCCGGCACTGGTAATAGCTCCCATCGAAATCAAGCTTTTCACCCGCAAAGAGTCTGTGAATGATCTCGAGTGCTTCCCGCATCCGCCGGATCCGCTCGCCATATCCCGGGAACTCGTACCCGAGAGGGCCTTCGTTGATGTTCTCCCCGGTGCCGACCCCGAGCACGAATCGCCCCTCGGAGAGTCGATCGACGGTGGCCGCGGCTTGGGCGATCAGAGCCGGGTGGTAATGGAACAGGGGACATGTGACTGAGGTGGCAAAGAGAACACTCTCGGTCCTGGCGGCCGCCGCTCCTAGCCAGGTCCAGACAAATCCGGCAGCCGAATTGTCATCAACCCATGGGTG encodes the following:
- a CDS encoding TIGR03557 family F420-dependent LLM class oxidoreductase, which translates into the protein MPKFAWLASHESYQPEVLIDQAVLAEKAGFDMVTASDHFHPWVDDNSAAGFVWTWLGAAAARTESVLFATSVTCPLFHYHPALIAQAAATVDRLSEGRFVLGVGTGENINEGPLGYEFPGYGERIRRMREALEIIHRLFAGEKLDFDGSYYQCRTAKLYSPPLHDVPIWMAAGGEQSAAFAGKYTEGLIVSVKEPDEAIESIIKPFQGSRQAPGSVLAPGAVMATRWVVLAGSDNEAWEALGSMRGLRAPGRLEVV